The Thamnophis elegans isolate rThaEle1 chromosome Z, rThaEle1.pri, whole genome shotgun sequence genome contains a region encoding:
- the LOC116522584 gene encoding LOW QUALITY PROTEIN: olfactory receptor 10AG1-like (The sequence of the model RefSeq protein was modified relative to this genomic sequence to represent the inferred CDS: inserted 2 bases in 1 codon), giving the protein MAYDRYVAICKPLQYPYIMNDKNCANLAAISWTIGAFVSLGQSISIFTLPYCGSNRISHFFCDIMPVLRLTSIDTYKNEVANSILTVVFVLVPLLFILFTYILIISSILRMPVATNRHKAFSTCSSHLTVVLLYYGTIIAAYIQPDSANSQDNNRFXLPYSTQ; this is encoded by the exons ATGGCATATGACCGCTATGTTGCCATTTGCAAGCCCTTGCAATATCCATATATCATGAACGACAAGAATTGTGCTAATTTAGCTGCCATTTCATGGACCATTGGTGCTTTTGTGAGTTTGGGGCAATCTATTTCAATCTTCACCCTTCCCTACTGTGGGTCAAACAGAATCAGCCATTTCTTCTGCGATATCATGCCTGTTCTCAGATTGACTTCCATCGATACTTACAAAAATGAAGTGGCCAATTCCATACTAACTGTAGTATTTGTCTTGGTTCCCCTTTTGTTCATCCTCTTTACCTACATCCTCATCATCTCCTCTATTCTCAGAATGCCAGTGGCCACCAACAGGCACAAAGCATTTTCCACTTGTTCCTCACATCTCACTGTTGTTCTCCTGTATTATGGAACAATCATTGCTGCCTACATTCAGCCCGACTCGGCAAATTCTCAGGACAACAACAGATT CTTGCCCTACTCTACACAATAG